In Zunongwangia profunda SM-A87, the following proteins share a genomic window:
- a CDS encoding efflux RND transporter periplasmic adaptor subunit codes for MDIPIKKKRFTPQKIAMITGVTLLVGLIVFVLLSSSGSTRLNVEKERISINTVKKGIFQENIPVNGVVMPITTIYLDALEGGRVEEKFVEDGAMMKKGEPILRLSNTDLELSLVNQETQVYNLLTQMQRTQNASRENTIGKLNQLTEVKSSLREAERRYKLNKKLFEKGAVAEQEYLETRNNYNYQKDRLALTERVLQQDSISSKQENVQARESYEKTRKALELMRKKVEDLIVRAPVDGQLTSLDAEIGQSKSKGERLGQIDVISGYKVRVDVDEHYISRIYAGQQGSFNFDGKNYTLEIKKVYTQVANGRFQVDMTFLEEAPEKIRRGQTLQIRVALSQEKEAVLIPKGGFFQETGGNWIFKVSEDGSIAYKTDIQLGSQNTEYYEVLSGLEPGDQVITSSYSNYEDIQELVLKD; via the coding sequence ATGGATATACCTATAAAAAAGAAACGATTTACTCCTCAAAAAATAGCCATGATAACAGGCGTGACACTTTTAGTAGGACTTATCGTTTTTGTATTACTCTCATCAAGTGGTAGCACCCGACTTAATGTTGAAAAAGAACGCATTAGTATTAACACTGTTAAAAAAGGCATCTTTCAAGAGAATATTCCGGTTAACGGCGTAGTGATGCCTATTACCACTATTTATTTGGATGCCTTAGAAGGTGGTCGCGTAGAGGAAAAATTTGTGGAGGACGGTGCAATGATGAAAAAAGGTGAACCTATTCTTCGATTATCAAATACCGACTTAGAATTAAGTCTGGTAAATCAGGAAACACAGGTTTATAATCTCCTTACTCAAATGCAACGCACACAAAATGCATCTCGGGAGAATACGATTGGCAAGCTTAACCAACTTACCGAAGTAAAAAGCAGCCTAAGAGAAGCCGAGAGAAGATATAAACTGAATAAAAAACTTTTTGAAAAAGGAGCGGTTGCTGAACAGGAATATTTAGAAACTCGTAATAATTACAACTATCAAAAAGACCGTTTAGCATTAACTGAAAGGGTGTTACAGCAAGATTCAATTTCTTCTAAACAAGAAAATGTGCAGGCAAGAGAATCATATGAAAAGACAAGAAAAGCCTTAGAATTAATGCGCAAAAAAGTAGAAGACCTTATCGTAAGAGCTCCGGTAGATGGCCAGCTGACTTCTTTAGACGCTGAAATAGGTCAGTCTAAATCGAAGGGCGAACGCCTGGGACAAATCGATGTGATTAGCGGATACAAAGTTCGCGTAGATGTAGATGAACATTATATTTCCCGAATTTACGCCGGGCAACAGGGAAGCTTTAATTTCGACGGAAAAAATTATACGCTGGAAATCAAAAAAGTCTATACGCAGGTAGCCAACGGAAGATTCCAGGTAGATATGACCTTTTTAGAAGAGGCTCCAGAGAAAATAAGAAGAGGGCAAACCTTGCAAATTAGAGTAGCCTTAAGTCAGGAAAAAGAAGCTGTTCTTATTCCTAAAGGAGGATTTTTTCAGGAAACCGGGGGGAACTGGATCTTTAAGGTAAGTGAAGATGGTAGTATTGCTTATAAAACCGATATCCAATTGGGTAGCCAAAACACAGAATATTACGAAGTACTTTCAGGTTTAGAACCAGGTGATCAGGTGATTACTTCAAGCTACAGCAATTATGAAGATATTCAGGAACTGGTGCTAAAAGACTAA
- a CDS encoding ABC transporter ATP-binding protein produces the protein MIKITDLEKFYRTDEVQTIAINKLSFEVKEGEFVSVMGPSGCGKSTLLNILGLLDDPDGGSYIFNGIEVAGFNERKRANLRKHNIGFVFQSFNLIDELSVFENVELPLIYTGVKPAERKERVHEVLEKMQIMHRRKHFPQQLSGGQQQRVAVARAVVNNPKLILADEPTGNLDSSNGNEVMDLLTELNAAGTTIIMVTHSEHDAKYSHRIIRMLDGQKVTENILAEYQN, from the coding sequence ATGATAAAAATAACAGATCTCGAAAAGTTTTACCGTACAGACGAAGTACAGACCATTGCTATTAATAAGCTTTCTTTTGAGGTAAAAGAAGGAGAATTCGTCTCGGTTATGGGACCATCCGGTTGCGGAAAATCAACATTGCTTAATATTTTAGGACTTTTAGACGATCCTGATGGCGGTAGCTATATTTTTAATGGGATCGAAGTCGCCGGATTTAACGAGCGCAAAAGAGCTAATCTTAGAAAACACAATATAGGTTTTGTTTTCCAAAGCTTTAACCTGATTGATGAGCTTAGCGTTTTCGAAAATGTAGAACTTCCATTAATTTATACGGGCGTAAAACCTGCGGAGCGTAAAGAACGGGTGCACGAAGTTTTAGAGAAAATGCAAATTATGCACCGCCGTAAGCATTTCCCGCAACAACTATCGGGTGGACAGCAACAACGTGTTGCCGTTGCCCGTGCCGTTGTAAATAACCCCAAGCTGATTCTTGCCGATGAGCCTACCGGAAATCTGGATAGCAGTAACGGTAACGAGGTTATGGATTTACTTACCGAGCTTAACGCTGCCGGAACCACCATCATCATGGTTACCCACAGCGAACACGACGCAAAGTACAGTCATCGAATCATCAGAATGTTAGACGGCCAAAAAGTAACTGAGAACATCCTGGCCGAATATCAAAATTAG
- a CDS encoding ABC transporter permease: MFKIHLKSAWRNLWKSKFYNGLSLLGLSLGLCVAIFIAVWIKAELSYNKIGDSSHIYRVSSILSSGENSQTWGISVGPIAYYAKKEVPEVEDAVRIRDFYGYRIFSSSSNKFEAKAGALTDPEFFSFFDLKFIEGNSSAPFSGNNSVIITKKAALKYFGTTEAMGKTIAADYKDNFTVTGIIEDIPKNSSLDYELFFPLSIFSEQYDGNRYWESMDSDWGNFNFLTFLKLKENASPEKVVQKLTKIQKAKDRNAIQSETKDAYYLQPIQQMNLYSYGGEPTQIKTVRIFGIVLILILCIACINYVNLNTARSIQRAKEVSLRKLIGAERKQLFTQFIIESCIFFLLAIVLAMGLIYLLAPYFNSVAGKDIDFNFLEPELWGMIGMVFVSTLVASSIYPAVLLSSFKPLEAIKGNVITGVGAGTFRKVLVCLQFSFSVILIISTIIIGKQLDFITSKNPGYDRSQVFHFAMPQEMRSHKEAIVNQVKNLPNIASVSFSNSNIVNNGMTTGDTNWDGKDPQSDFIVNPIGIDEDFIPMMKMQLLEGENFKGRTEDSLHFILNETAVKQAGIEDPVGKSFELWETKGIIAGVVKDFNFASMKNEIEPAVMYYDPDPYRMYIKTKDGDISGSMAAIEEIWNTYNPDFPFNYSFLDKQYETMYRNDIRTGKLFKIFSILAIFVSCLGLFGLSTYTAQLKKREIGIRKVLGASVAQITSLLSKDFLKLISLSCIIAIPIGWYLMQFWLQNFAYKTSLDWWIFAGAGMLTLFIALLTISSQAIKAALANPVKNIKTE; this comes from the coding sequence ATGTTTAAAATTCATCTAAAATCGGCCTGGAGAAACCTTTGGAAATCCAAGTTTTATAATGGACTAAGTTTGCTGGGCTTATCATTGGGGCTTTGTGTGGCCATCTTTATCGCCGTATGGATTAAAGCCGAATTAAGTTATAACAAAATTGGTGATTCATCACATATTTATAGAGTTTCCAGTATCTTAAGCAGTGGCGAAAATTCGCAAACATGGGGCATATCTGTAGGACCTATAGCCTACTATGCCAAAAAAGAAGTGCCAGAAGTCGAAGATGCCGTTAGAATTCGGGATTTTTATGGCTATCGCATTTTTAGTAGTTCTTCTAATAAGTTTGAAGCCAAAGCTGGTGCTCTTACAGATCCCGAATTCTTTTCTTTTTTTGATCTAAAATTTATTGAAGGAAATTCATCCGCTCCTTTTTCAGGAAATAATTCGGTTATCATTACAAAAAAAGCCGCCCTAAAATATTTTGGAACTACAGAAGCTATGGGCAAAACCATCGCTGCCGATTATAAAGATAATTTTACCGTAACCGGAATCATTGAAGATATCCCAAAAAATTCAAGTTTAGATTACGAGCTGTTTTTTCCTTTATCGATTTTTTCTGAACAGTACGATGGCAACAGGTATTGGGAGTCGATGGATAGTGATTGGGGAAATTTCAACTTTCTCACGTTTCTTAAACTCAAAGAAAATGCTTCTCCAGAAAAAGTAGTTCAGAAACTAACCAAAATTCAGAAAGCAAAAGACAGGAATGCAATCCAGTCTGAAACCAAAGATGCCTACTATTTGCAACCTATCCAGCAAATGAACCTTTATAGTTACGGCGGAGAACCAACCCAGATTAAGACAGTACGTATCTTTGGGATCGTCCTGATACTTATACTGTGTATTGCCTGTATTAATTATGTCAATCTAAATACGGCCAGATCGATCCAAAGAGCCAAAGAAGTGAGTCTACGAAAACTCATTGGAGCCGAGAGGAAGCAACTTTTTACACAATTTATTATTGAATCGTGTATTTTCTTTTTATTAGCGATTGTCTTAGCAATGGGGCTAATCTATTTATTAGCCCCTTATTTTAACTCGGTTGCAGGAAAAGATATTGATTTCAATTTTCTTGAGCCAGAATTATGGGGAATGATCGGGATGGTGTTTGTTTCCACCTTAGTCGCCTCTTCCATTTACCCGGCAGTCTTATTATCTTCATTTAAACCGCTGGAAGCTATTAAAGGAAATGTGATCACTGGTGTTGGCGCAGGAACATTTAGAAAGGTATTGGTTTGCCTTCAGTTTTCATTCTCCGTAATTCTAATCATCAGCACCATTATTATCGGGAAGCAACTGGATTTTATCACCAGTAAAAACCCTGGTTACGATCGCTCACAAGTGTTTCATTTTGCCATGCCTCAGGAAATGCGCTCCCATAAAGAAGCCATTGTAAATCAGGTTAAGAATTTACCCAATATTGCTTCGGTTTCCTTTAGCAACAGTAACATCGTAAATAATGGAATGACTACCGGAGATACCAATTGGGATGGCAAAGATCCACAAAGCGATTTTATTGTTAATCCCATTGGTATTGATGAAGATTTTATCCCTATGATGAAAATGCAGCTTTTAGAAGGTGAAAATTTTAAAGGTCGCACAGAAGATTCTTTACATTTTATACTGAATGAAACTGCCGTTAAGCAAGCCGGGATAGAAGATCCTGTTGGTAAAAGCTTTGAACTTTGGGAAACCAAAGGCATCATTGCTGGAGTAGTAAAAGATTTCAATTTTGCTTCGATGAAAAATGAAATTGAACCTGCGGTGATGTATTATGACCCTGACCCTTATCGTATGTACATAAAAACCAAAGATGGTGATATTTCTGGAAGCATGGCGGCTATTGAAGAAATCTGGAATACCTATAACCCTGATTTTCCTTTTAATTACTCCTTTTTAGATAAGCAATACGAAACCATGTATCGCAATGATATTAGAACAGGTAAGCTTTTTAAAATATTTTCAATTTTAGCCATTTTTGTTTCTTGTTTAGGGCTTTTTGGACTAAGCACGTATACCGCTCAATTAAAAAAACGTGAAATAGGCATTCGAAAAGTTTTAGGAGCATCGGTGGCGCAAATTACCTCGTTACTCTCCAAAGACTTTTTAAAACTTATAAGCCTTTCATGCATTATCGCTATTCCAATTGGCTGGTATTTAATGCAATTCTGGCTACAAAACTTTGCTTATAAAACATCGCTAGATTGGTGGATTTTTGCCGGTGCCGGGATGCTAACCTTATTCATTGCACTACTAACAATTAGCTCCCAAGCCATTAAAGCGGCATTGGCAAACCCTGTAAAAAACATCAAAACTGAATAG
- a CDS encoding ABC transporter permease, giving the protein MLKNYIKIAWRNIWKNKGFSFLNIFGLALGMAVTMLILLMVNHERNMDTFHKDLDQLYVLGNKGKWNDKTEVWFYTPKPLATAIQNNFPEIELTSRLLNSNDLLFSKGENSLIPSGAFIDPHYLEMFSFPLVEGNLATAFSNPMNIVITEATAKKLFGNKKSIVGETIQVNNDQLLTVGGVLKNLPKNTQFDFEYLLPWSLLKRVGGDDNNWKNNSVLTFAKLSEKTTPENFSNKVKDIAKTSTNGNNDNEIIIHKISDWWLRSKFENGEIAGGRIDTVILFTVIALFILLIACINFMNLSTARSEKRAKEIGVRKVAGANRGALIWQFISESVLIAGIAGIIAIGITIITIPYFNSLLKYPISVDIFNSQFWIFTLCIILITGFIAGSYPAFLLSSFKPIAILKGKLQQDKSGFNIRKFLVVFQFSIAIILIISTLIINKQIQYGKDRENGYDKNNLVFLYEEGDIAKNINSIKNDLISENIAQSVTRTFSPFTEGWSNSSSIGWEGKSPDDNTIIDRTYTDGNLIETGGLKLVKGRDIDPKKYPTDSTAMLLNEAAVKAMGFEDPIGKIIKDNNKNWHVVGVVKDFIIRSPFEPISPMIIGGPAGNLSTINIRYNSNLTTTDALSKTKAIFKKYNPNYPFEYHFVDEDYASKFSESQRTGTLSAIFAFFTIFISCLGLLGLAAFLAENRIKEIGIRKVLGASVFSIVRLLSKDFLILIIISCVVAFPIAFWAMDNFLSDYNYRVNLGLDVFVIAGLGAITLTLLTVSSQAIKAALANPVKNIKTE; this is encoded by the coding sequence ATGCTAAAAAACTATATCAAAATCGCCTGGCGGAATATCTGGAAAAATAAAGGATTCAGCTTTCTTAATATTTTTGGTTTAGCCCTGGGAATGGCAGTCACCATGCTTATTCTTTTAATGGTTAACCATGAAAGAAATATGGATACCTTTCACAAAGATTTAGATCAGCTTTATGTTTTAGGGAACAAAGGCAAGTGGAACGATAAAACCGAAGTCTGGTTCTATACTCCAAAACCACTCGCTACTGCCATACAAAATAACTTCCCTGAAATTGAATTGACTTCAAGATTGTTGAATAGCAATGATTTACTTTTTAGTAAAGGAGAGAATAGTTTAATTCCTTCTGGAGCTTTTATAGATCCCCATTATTTAGAGATGTTTAGCTTTCCTTTAGTTGAAGGAAATTTAGCTACAGCTTTCAGTAACCCAATGAATATTGTCATAACTGAAGCAACGGCTAAAAAACTCTTTGGAAATAAAAAATCAATCGTAGGAGAAACCATTCAGGTAAATAACGATCAGCTTCTAACTGTAGGTGGTGTTTTAAAAAATCTTCCTAAAAACACACAATTTGATTTTGAATACTTACTTCCTTGGTCCTTACTTAAAAGAGTAGGTGGGGACGATAATAACTGGAAAAACAATTCGGTTTTAACCTTCGCGAAATTATCTGAGAAAACAACTCCAGAAAATTTCAGTAATAAAGTTAAAGATATTGCTAAAACCAGTACCAATGGGAATAATGATAACGAGATCATCATTCATAAAATCTCTGACTGGTGGTTGCGATCTAAATTCGAAAATGGAGAAATTGCTGGAGGGCGTATAGATACAGTTATACTCTTTACAGTTATTGCTTTATTTATTCTTCTAATTGCATGCATCAACTTTATGAATTTGAGCACGGCTAGGAGTGAGAAACGAGCAAAAGAAATTGGTGTTAGAAAAGTTGCCGGCGCTAATAGGGGAGCTCTTATATGGCAGTTTATTTCAGAGTCTGTTTTAATAGCAGGAATTGCGGGCATAATCGCCATTGGCATTACAATCATTACCATTCCTTATTTTAACAGCCTTTTAAAGTACCCTATATCAGTAGATATTTTTAATTCTCAATTCTGGATATTTACACTGTGTATCATTTTAATTACTGGTTTTATCGCTGGTAGTTACCCGGCATTTCTTCTTTCTTCTTTTAAGCCAATAGCTATTCTAAAAGGAAAATTACAACAAGACAAATCTGGATTTAATATTCGAAAGTTTTTGGTAGTATTTCAATTTAGTATTGCTATAATTTTAATTATAAGCACTTTAATCATCAACAAGCAAATTCAGTATGGCAAGGATCGGGAGAATGGCTACGATAAAAATAACCTGGTATTTCTTTACGAAGAAGGAGACATTGCTAAGAATATAAATTCGATAAAAAACGATCTTATTTCGGAAAATATAGCACAATCTGTAACTAGAACTTTTTCGCCTTTTACAGAAGGATGGAGTAATTCGTCTAGTATTGGTTGGGAGGGAAAGAGTCCAGATGATAATACGATCATCGATCGTACTTATACCGACGGAAACCTAATAGAAACCGGTGGACTAAAACTTGTGAAAGGACGCGATATTGATCCAAAAAAATACCCAACAGATTCTACTGCCATGTTATTAAATGAAGCCGCAGTTAAAGCAATGGGCTTTGAAGATCCTATCGGAAAAATTATAAAGGATAACAATAAAAATTGGCATGTGGTAGGTGTTGTAAAAGACTTTATAATACGATCCCCTTTTGAACCTATTTCGCCTATGATTATTGGTGGCCCTGCAGGTAATTTAAGCACTATAAATATTAGATACAATTCTAACCTAACTACAACCGATGCTCTTTCTAAGACTAAAGCGATATTTAAAAAATATAATCCAAATTATCCTTTTGAGTATCATTTTGTAGATGAGGATTATGCAAGCAAATTTTCGGAATCACAACGTACCGGAACACTTTCAGCCATATTTGCCTTTTTTACCATATTCATTTCATGTCTTGGTCTTTTAGGCTTAGCCGCATTCTTAGCTGAAAATCGAATTAAAGAGATTGGGATTCGTAAGGTTTTAGGAGCTTCAGTATTTTCTATTGTTCGATTATTATCCAAAGACTTTTTAATATTAATTATTATCTCTTGCGTCGTAGCATTTCCAATTGCTTTTTGGGCTATGGATAACTTCCTTTCAGATTACAATTACAGAGTTAATTTAGGCTTAGATGTATTCGTTATTGCTGGTCTTGGAGCTATCACACTTACATTACTGACGGTAAGCTCCCAAGCCATTAAAGCGGCACTGGCAAACCCTGTAAAAAACATCAAAACTGAATAG
- a CDS encoding ABC transporter permease encodes MLKNYIKIAWRNIWKNKLFSAINIISLAIGFSASFVIGLMVYYDFTFDKFHKDGERTYRITTQFISPDGTDHFSGVNAMLADALKQNVSGLEGVSFFYTYEPLKVEAQSGERLFKKPRHVIFADSGYFNVIDYDWLAGDKSGSLHEPNAVVLTQERAKNYFPNTPVESLIGKTLIYNDSIPAKITGVVANFEQRSDFVFQEFISLPTALQSDIKSTVTNTNWGSYNSSAQVVFKSLPDVAIATIQKQLDEMSKSHTDQEDLDAGEWTRFYPQPLDELHFDTRYSTFDYSVPQASKKVLSNLAMVALFLLLLGCINFINLMTAQATQRAREIGIRKTLGSSKKQLVFQFLGETFLLTLLAALVSVILAFWLLRVFSAFIPPGLNFELFANPWIIAAMFVLILVVTLLSGMYPAFVLSGFKPVSVLKNQFASQTSNGGFRKGLTVFQFVVAQVFIIGTLLVGKQINYLMHKDIGIAVNDIACIPLPWNDPALSKKELLKNRLATIAELSTISLAGPPPASFYINSTVVDFIKDGETIEVIQEQRFGDASYFDLYGLELLAGRKPLNDTIKEYVINETMLHKLGFKEPAEAIGQRLMQGENGYPIVGVMRDFNHKPLTSQIQPVVFVGDISRNWFSQFRMIHFKIQPKTSDLSATIAKVQDMYKSVYPDSDFEIQFMDETIANFYKSQQRTQKLLNWATGLAILISVLGLLALVIYNTERRIKEIGIRKILGASLLQLQVLLCRDFLKLVALAFVIATPIAYWRTSVWLEDFAYKTTLSWWVFALSGLGMIALALVIISFKTIRTAIQNPVNSLRNE; translated from the coding sequence ATGCTAAAAAACTATATCAAAATCGCCTGGCGGAATATCTGGAAGAATAAGCTTTTTTCAGCAATTAATATCATTAGTCTTGCGATAGGGTTCAGCGCCTCGTTTGTGATAGGCTTGATGGTTTATTATGATTTTACCTTTGATAAATTCCATAAGGATGGGGAGCGTACGTATCGCATCACCACACAATTTATAAGTCCTGACGGCACCGATCATTTTAGTGGTGTAAATGCCATGCTGGCCGATGCGTTAAAACAAAATGTGAGTGGTCTGGAAGGCGTGAGCTTTTTTTACACCTATGAGCCTTTAAAAGTGGAGGCACAAAGTGGAGAAAGGCTTTTCAAAAAGCCCAGGCATGTGATTTTTGCCGATAGTGGTTATTTTAACGTGATTGATTACGACTGGCTTGCTGGCGATAAATCAGGGAGTTTGCATGAACCTAACGCAGTGGTACTTACCCAGGAACGGGCCAAAAACTATTTCCCAAACACACCCGTAGAAAGCCTCATTGGCAAAACACTCATCTATAACGACTCCATACCTGCTAAAATAACTGGTGTTGTTGCCAATTTTGAGCAACGCAGTGATTTTGTTTTTCAGGAATTTATCTCCCTTCCTACGGCATTACAGTCAGATATCAAATCAACGGTGACCAATACCAACTGGGGCAGTTACAATTCCAGTGCACAAGTTGTGTTTAAGAGCCTTCCGGATGTTGCAATTGCAACGATTCAAAAGCAGTTGGACGAAATGAGTAAGTCGCATACTGATCAAGAAGATCTTGATGCTGGGGAATGGACGCGTTTTTACCCACAACCTTTAGATGAGCTTCATTTTGATACCCGCTACAGTACGTTTGACTATAGCGTTCCCCAGGCAAGTAAAAAGGTCTTGTCCAATTTAGCGATGGTAGCGCTGTTTCTGTTGCTTTTGGGATGTATTAACTTCATTAATTTAATGACGGCACAGGCTACACAACGAGCCCGTGAAATAGGTATTCGTAAGACTTTAGGAAGTTCAAAAAAACAACTGGTTTTTCAATTTCTAGGCGAGACCTTCCTCCTTACGCTATTAGCTGCATTGGTATCTGTGATTTTAGCTTTTTGGTTGTTGCGTGTTTTTTCAGCATTTATTCCACCTGGATTAAATTTTGAGCTTTTTGCAAACCCGTGGATCATTGCTGCCATGTTTGTGTTGATACTCGTGGTTACGCTGTTGTCTGGTATGTACCCGGCTTTTGTGCTCTCTGGTTTTAAACCGGTTTCCGTGTTGAAAAATCAGTTTGCTTCCCAGACATCTAATGGGGGTTTTAGAAAAGGCCTTACCGTTTTTCAGTTTGTAGTTGCTCAGGTTTTCATCATAGGGACACTTCTCGTGGGCAAGCAGATCAATTACCTGATGCATAAGGATATCGGGATCGCCGTAAACGATATTGCCTGCATTCCGCTTCCCTGGAACGATCCCGCTTTAAGCAAAAAGGAGCTTTTAAAAAACCGGCTGGCGACTATTGCCGAACTTTCCACGATTAGTTTGGCAGGACCTCCACCTGCATCTTTTTATATCAATTCAACAGTTGTGGATTTTATTAAGGATGGCGAAACTATTGAAGTCATACAGGAACAGCGTTTTGGGGATGCGTCCTATTTTGATCTGTATGGGTTAGAACTGCTGGCGGGTCGAAAACCCCTTAATGATACCATTAAAGAATATGTGATCAACGAGACCATGCTACACAAGTTGGGCTTTAAAGAACCTGCAGAAGCAATAGGGCAACGCTTGATGCAGGGAGAGAATGGCTATCCTATTGTGGGCGTCATGCGTGATTTTAACCACAAACCTTTAACCTCCCAGATACAGCCGGTAGTCTTTGTAGGGGACATCAGTCGAAACTGGTTTTCCCAATTTAGGATGATTCATTTTAAAATTCAACCTAAAACATCAGATCTGTCTGCTACCATTGCCAAAGTACAAGACATGTATAAATCGGTTTATCCTGATTCTGATTTTGAAATTCAGTTTATGGACGAGACCATAGCTAATTTTTATAAGTCGCAACAGCGCACCCAGAAACTCCTAAACTGGGCTACAGGCCTGGCTATTTTGATTAGCGTGTTAGGTCTGCTTGCCCTTGTGATTTATAATACAGAGCGGCGCATAAAAGAGATAGGGATTCGTAAAATACTGGGTGCCTCGTTACTTCAACTACAGGTCTTGTTGTGTAGGGACTTCTTAAAGCTTGTAGCCCTGGCTTTTGTTATTGCTACACCTATTGCTTATTGGAGGACCTCCGTTTGGTTAGAAGACTTTGCCTATAAAACCACTTTAAGTTGGTGGGTTTTTGCCTTAAGCGGACTGGGAATGATCGCTTTAGCCCTTGTGATTATTAGTTTTAAAACGATTAGGACTGCAATTCAAAACCCTGTAAACTCTTTAAGAAACGAATAG